One genomic segment of Drosophila kikkawai strain 14028-0561.14 unplaced genomic scaffold, DkikHiC1v2 scaffold_208, whole genome shotgun sequence includes these proteins:
- the LOC138929451 gene encoding histone H3, whose amino-acid sequence MARTKQTARKSTGGKAPRKQLATKAARKSAPATGGVKKPHRYRPGTVALREIRRYQKSTELLIRKLPFQRLVREIAQDFKTDLRFQSSAVMALQEASEAYLVGLFEDTNLCAIHAKRVTIMPKDIQLARRIRGERA is encoded by the coding sequence atggcccGTACCAAGCAGACCGCTCGCAAATCGACTGGTGGCAAGGCGCCACGCAAACAACTGGCAACCAAGGCCGCTCGCAAGAGTGCCCCAGCCACCGGTGGTGTGAAGAAGCCCCATCGCTATCGCCCCGGAACTGTGGCTCTGCGTGAGATCCGTCGCTACCAGAAGAGTACCGAGCTGCTGATCCGCAAGCTGCCTTTCCAGCGCTTGGTGCGTGAAATCGCTCAGGACTTCAAGACTGACCTGCGCTTCCAGAGCTCGGCCGTGATGGCTCTGCAGGAAGCTAGCGAAGCCTACCTGGTTGGTCTCTTTGAAGATACCAACTTGTGTGCCATCCACGCCAAGCGAGTCACAATCATGCCCAAGGACATCCAGCTGGCCCGTCGTATCCGTGGCGAGCGTGCTTAA
- the LOC121502900 gene encoding histone H2A: protein MSGRGKGGKVKGKAKSRSNRAGLQFPVGRIHRLLRKGNYAERVGAGAPVYLAAVMEYLAAEVLELAGNAARDNKKTRIIPRHLQLAIRNDEELNKLLSGVTIAQGGVLPNIQAVLLPKKTEKKA from the coding sequence atgtcTGGTCGTGGAAAAGGTGGCAAAGTTAAGGGAAAGGCAAAGTCCCGGTCCAACCGTGCCGGACTTCAGTTCCCTGTCGGCCGTATCCATCGTCTGCTCCGCAAGGGCAACTACGCCGAGCGCGTCGGTGCCGGCGCTCCAGTTTACCTGGCTGCCGTGATGGAATATCTGGCCGCTGAGGTTCTCGAGTTGGCTGGCAATGCTGCTCGTGACAACAAGAAGACGAGGATCATCCCGCGTCATCTGCAGCTGGCTATCCGCAACGACGAAGAGTTGAACAAGCTGCTCTCCGGCGTCACCATTGCCCAGGGAGGTGTGTTGCccaacatccaggctgttctgttgcccaagaagaccgagaagaaggcttaa
- the LOC138929454 gene encoding histone H3, with protein MARTKQTARKSTGGKAPRKQLATKAARKSAPATGGVKKPHRYRPGTVALREIRRYQKSTELLIRKLPFQRLVREIAQDFKTDLRFQSSAVMALQEASEAYLVGLFEDTNLCAIHAKRVTIMPKDIQLARRIRGERA; from the coding sequence ATGGCCCGTACCAAGCAGACCGCTCGCAAATCGACTGGTGGCAAGGCGCCACGCAAACAACTGGCAACCAAGGCCGCTCGCAAGAGTGCCCCAGCCACCGGTGGTGTGAAGAAGCCCCATCGCTATCGCCCCGGAACTGTGGCTCTGCGTGAGATCCGTCGCTACCAGAAGAGTACCGAGCTGCTGATCCGCAAGCTGCCTTTCCAGCGCTTGGTGCGTGAAATAGCTCAGGACTTCAAGACTGACCTGCGCTTCCAGAGCTCGGCCGTGATGGCTCTGCAGGAAGCTAGCGAAGCCTACCTGGTTGGTCTCTTTGAAGATACCAACTTGTGTGCCATCCACGCCAAGCGAGTCACAATCATGCCCAAGGATATCCAGCTGGCCCGTCGTATCCGTGGCGAGCGTGCTTAA
- the LOC121502797 gene encoding histone H4, whose amino-acid sequence MTGRGKGGKGLGKGGAKRHRKVLRDNIQGITKPAIRRLARRGGVKRISGLIYEETRGVLKVFLENVIRDAVTYTEHAKRKTVTAMDVVYALKRQGRTLYGFGG is encoded by the coding sequence atgaCTGGTCGCGGTAAAGGAGGCAAAGGCTTGGGAAAAGGTGGCGCCAAGCGTCATCGCAAAGTGCTGCGTGATAACATCCAGGGTATCACAAAGCCAGCCATCCGTCGTCTGGCTCGGCGTGGCGGCGTGAAGCGCATTTCGGGACTCATTTACGAGGAAACCCGTGGTGTTCTGAAGGTGTTTTTGGAGAACGTGATCCGTGATGCCGTCACCTACACTGAACACGCCAAGAGGAAGACCGTCACAGCCATGGACGTCGTCTACGCCCTGAAGAGACAAGGCCGCACCCTGTACGGTTTCGGCGGTTAA